TCATCGACGCCGCCCATGACGCCGCCGCCATCGCCGAGGCCGTCGGGGACCGCCGGCTGACCGCCATCGTGTGCACCCACGCCCACAACGACCACATCGACGCGGCCCCCGCCCTCGCCGACCTCACGGGCGCGACCATCTGGCTGCACCCCGACGACCTGCCGCTGTGGAAGCTCACCCACCCGGACCGCGAGCCCGACGCCCATCTGGCCGACGGCCAGGTCATCGAGGCCGCCGGCGCCGACCTGACCGTCCTGCACACCCCCGGGCACGCGCCCGGCGCGGTCTGCCTGTACGACCCCGGGCTCGGCGTGCTCTTCACCGGCGACACCCTCTTCCAGGGCGGTCCCGGCGCCACCGGCCGCTCCTACTCCCACTTCCCGACGATCATCGCCTCCCTCAAGGACCGGCTGCTCGGCCTGCCGCCCGAGACGAAGGTCCTCACCGGCCACGGCGACCCCACGACCATCGGCGCGGAGGCGCCCCACCTGGAGGAGTGGATCGCCCGGGGTCACTGACCCCGACGGGCCCGCCCGAATAGACGACAGAAGACGTCCGGTTTCCGGGGCACCCTCGAAGAGGGAACACCACAGCGCGGCGCGGGACGGCGCCCGCACGGAAACGGGAGCCGGACATGTCGAATGCAGCGCAGCCGCTCAAGGGCAAGGTGGCGCTCGTCGCGGGCGCGACGCGCGGCGCGGGACGCGGGATCGCGGTGGAACTCGGCGCGGCGGGCGCCACCGTCTACGTCACCGGACGCAGCACCCGCGCCCACCGCTCCGAATACGACCGCCCCGAGACGATCGAGGACACCGCCGACCTGGTCACCGCGGCGGGCGGCCACGGCATCGCCGTACCCGCCGACCACCTCGACCCGGCGCAGGTCCGCGCCCTCGTCGACCGCGTCGCCGACGAACAGGGCCGCCTCGACGTCCTCGTCAACGACATCTGGGGCGGCGAGAAGCTCTTCGAGTGGGACGCCACCGTCTGGGAGCACGACCTCGACAACGGCCTGCGCATGCTGCGCCTCGCCGTCGAGACGCATGCGATCACCAGTCACCACGCCCTCCCGCTCCTGCTGCGTCACCCCGGCGGCCTGGTCGTCGAGATGACCGACGGAACGGCCGAGTACAACCGCGACACCTACCGCGTGAACTTCTTCTACGACCTCGCCAAGGCGTCCGTCCTGCGGATGGCCTTCGCCCTCGCCCACGAGATCGGCCCGCGCGGCGCCACCGCCGTCGCGCTCACCCCCGGCTGGCTGCGCTCGGAGCTGATGCTCGACCAGTTCGGCGTACGGGAGGACAACTGGCGCGACGCCCTCGAACGCGTCCCGCACTTCGCCATCTCCGAGACGCCCCGCTACGTCGGCCGCGCCGTCGCCGCCCTCGCCGCCGACCCCGACGTGGCCCGCCTCAACGGCCGCTCCCTCTCCAGCGGAGGACTCGCCCCCGAGTACGGCTTCACCGACCTCGACGGCAGCCGCCCGGACGCCTGGCGGTACCTCGTCGAGGTGCAGGACGTGGGCAAGCCGGCGAACACGACGGGCTATCGCTGACAGTTCCTCAGTTCCTCGTAGCGATGCTTAACAGATCATGTAGATCTTTTCACTTGTCCTGCGGGGATGTCCTCGGGCAGCGTTCCTGTGTGCAGATCCCCTCGAAACCCGACTCGCCCTGGCGGGTCCCCGACTTCCGCGTCCTGTTCTCCGCCACCGCCCTGAGCCAACTCGGCACCAACGTCAGCTATGTCGCCGTACCCCTGATCGCCGTGGCCGCGCTCGACGCGACGCCGGGCCAGGTCGGCGCCCTGGCCACGCTCAGCACGCTGGCGTTCCTGCTCATCGGGCTGCCGGCCGGGGCCTGGGTGGACCGGATGCGGCAGCGGCGGCTGCTCGTCTGCGCCGACCTGGCCCGCGCCGCGCTGTTCGCCTCGGTCCCGCTCGCCTGGTGGCTCGACGCGCTCACCCTCGGCCAGCTGTACGCGGTGGTGCTGCTCAACGGCGCCGCGACCGTGTTCTTCGACGTCGGCTCGCAGAGCGTCCTTCCCCAACTGGTCGGCCGCGGAGCCCTCGTCCAGGCGAACGCCGCCGTGGTCAGCCTGATGGCCGCGAGCAACGTCGCGGGACGCGGCGCGGGCGGCGGTCTCGTCCAACTGCTCACCGCGCCCGTCGCCGTGCTCTGCGCGGCGGTCGCCCACCTCGCCTCGGCGCTCCAACTCCTCGCGGTCCGGCGCCGGGAGACCGAGCGGGGCCCGGCCCCGGTGCAGGGACTGCGGGCTCAGATCGCCGAAGGCGTACGACACGTCCTCGGAAACCGCGAACTGCGCGCCCTCGCCCTCACCGCCGCCGTCAGCAACCTCGGCTCGCAGATCGTCAACACCATGCTGCCGATCCTCTTCGTCCGAGAACTGGGCCTGCCTGCCGGTGCGTTGGGCCTGTACTGGGGAGCGGGCGGCCTCGGCCTCCTGCTCGGCGCCCGTCTCGCCCGCCCGCTCGCCGCCCGTCTCGGATTCGGCCGCACCCTCGCCGTCGCCGGGCTCGTCCTGGCCCCGGCCGCACTCCTGGCGCCCCTCAACGGGCGCGGCCCATGGCTGTGGATCGCGGGAGCGGGCTGGGTGCTGGCCATGTTCAAGATCGGCGTGGACAACGTCCTGGGAGTGACCTTGCGCCAGCGCATGACCCCCGACGACCTGCTCGGCCGGATGAACGCCACCTTCCGCTTCGTGCTGACGGGAGCGCTTGCCGTCGGGGCCGCCGTGTCCGGCCTGCTCGGTGAACTGGTCGGCGTGCGGGCCACGTTGTGGGTGGGCGCGGCCCTGCTCGCGGTGGCGTTCCTGCCGGTGTTCCTCTCCCCGGTTCGTACCCGCCGTGAACTACCGCGACAGCAGGCGACCATGACGGTCAGTCGGACAGCGCCTCGGTGAGCGCGGCGAGCACACGTTCCGTGTCCGCCTCGGACGTACGCCAGTTGCTGAACGCCGCCCGCAGCCCGGGCACACCGCCGTACACCGTCGGCGTCAGGAAGGCCTCCCCGGTCGCTGCGACGGCGTCGGCCAGTGCGGCCACCCGCTCCGGGGTCGGGTCCTCGGCGAGGGTGAAGCAGACGACGTTCAGCCGGACCGGGGCCAGCAGCCGCAGCCTGTCCAGCGCGCCGACGCCCTCGCCGAGCCGGGCCGCCAGCGCCACGTTCCGCTCGACGATCTCACGATGCCCGGCCCGCCCGTACGCCACCAGGGAGAACCAGGCCGGCAGGGCGCGCAGCCGACGGGAGTTCTCCGGAGTGAGATGAAGGAAGTCGGGCTCGCCGGAGGGCGGACCGAGATACGGCGCGGCGTTGTGGAAGACCCGCACCTGGAGGTCGCGGCGGCGGGTGAACTGGACGGCCGCGTCGTAGGGCACGTTGAGCCACTTGTGCAGGTCCACGCAGACCGAGTCGGCCGCGTCGAGCCCGTCGACGAGGTGCGCATGGGCGGGGGAGAGGGCGGCGAAGCCGCCGAACGCCGCGTCCACGTGCAGCCAGAAGCCGTACCGCTCCTTGAGGGCGGCGATCGCCCGCAGGTCGTCGAAGTCGACGGTGTCGACCGTTCCGGCGTTGGCCACGACGATCGCCGGCCGCCCGTCCAGCGCTGCCAGCGCCGCCTCCAGCGCGTCGACGTCCACGGCCTCCCGGCCGGGGAGCACGGGCACGAGCCGCAGCCGGTCCCGGCCGACGCCCAGCACGGACAGCGCCTTGGCGACACTGGAGTGCGGGCAGCCGGAGAGCACCTCCACCGGCCCCAGCGCGGCCGCCCCCGCCCGGGACACGTCCACGCCCAGCCGCTCGCCCACCCACTCCCGGGCGACCGCGAGCCCCACCGTGGTGGACACCGTCGCACCGGTCACGAACGCCCCCGAGTGCGCCTCGCCCAGCCCGAACAGCTCCCGCAGCCAGGCCACCGTCTCCCGCTCCAGCGCCGTCGCCCAGGAACCGGCGGCCCCGGAGACGTTCTGGTCGAACGCGCTCGTCAGCCAGTCACCGGCGACCGACGCGGGCGTCGCGCCGCCCGTGACGAAGCCGAGATAGCGCGGCCCGGCCGAGCCGGAGAAACCCGGGGCCCAACGCTCGGCGAACCGCGCGAGAGCGCCCTTCGCCCCGGCCCCCTCGCCGGGGAGGCTCTCCCGCCCGGGCGCTCTGTCGAGGCCGACCACCGGCCGGTCGGACACGCCCGTCACCTCGCGGGCGGCGAAGTCGCGGGCGGACTGCAGGAGTTCGGGAAGCCGGGAGAGGTCGTCGGCGAGGATGCGGTGCATACGGGGCAGCCTAGGGCCGGGGTGAAGGGCAGCGACTGGTCCACTTGAGCGAAACTGGACCGATGATGAGTGGTTTCGTCTCCGCCCTCGGCCCCTGGCACGAACGCCCCGGAACCCTGTCCCGGTCCCTCGCCGACGCCGTGCGCGAGGCCGTCGTCGACGGCCGGCTGCCGCCCGGCGCCCGGCTGCCCTCCGAACGGGAACTCGCCCGCACCCTGCGCCTCAGCCGCGGCACCGTCGTCACCGCCCTCACCCTGCTGCGCGACGACGGCTGGCTGCACACCCGGCACGGCAGCGGCAGCGCCGTACGGCTGCCCGCCCGGCTCACCGAACGCACCACCCCC
This window of the Streptomyces sp. NBC_01275 genome carries:
- a CDS encoding MBL fold metallo-hydrolase, which produces MAARIERLVTSGQFSLDGGTWDVDNNVWIVGDDHEAIVIDAAHDAAAIAEAVGDRRLTAIVCTHAHNDHIDAAPALADLTGATIWLHPDDLPLWKLTHPDREPDAHLADGQVIEAAGADLTVLHTPGHAPGAVCLYDPGLGVLFTGDTLFQGGPGATGRSYSHFPTIIASLKDRLLGLPPETKVLTGHGDPTTIGAEAPHLEEWIARGH
- a CDS encoding SDR family oxidoreductase produces the protein MSNAAQPLKGKVALVAGATRGAGRGIAVELGAAGATVYVTGRSTRAHRSEYDRPETIEDTADLVTAAGGHGIAVPADHLDPAQVRALVDRVADEQGRLDVLVNDIWGGEKLFEWDATVWEHDLDNGLRMLRLAVETHAITSHHALPLLLRHPGGLVVEMTDGTAEYNRDTYRVNFFYDLAKASVLRMAFALAHEIGPRGATAVALTPGWLRSELMLDQFGVREDNWRDALERVPHFAISETPRYVGRAVAALAADPDVARLNGRSLSSGGLAPEYGFTDLDGSRPDAWRYLVEVQDVGKPANTTGYR
- a CDS encoding MFS transporter, with protein sequence MQIPSKPDSPWRVPDFRVLFSATALSQLGTNVSYVAVPLIAVAALDATPGQVGALATLSTLAFLLIGLPAGAWVDRMRQRRLLVCADLARAALFASVPLAWWLDALTLGQLYAVVLLNGAATVFFDVGSQSVLPQLVGRGALVQANAAVVSLMAASNVAGRGAGGGLVQLLTAPVAVLCAAVAHLASALQLLAVRRRETERGPAPVQGLRAQIAEGVRHVLGNRELRALALTAAVSNLGSQIVNTMLPILFVRELGLPAGALGLYWGAGGLGLLLGARLARPLAARLGFGRTLAVAGLVLAPAALLAPLNGRGPWLWIAGAGWVLAMFKIGVDNVLGVTLRQRMTPDDLLGRMNATFRFVLTGALAVGAAVSGLLGELVGVRATLWVGAALLAVAFLPVFLSPVRTRRELPRQQATMTVSRTAPR
- a CDS encoding aminotransferase class I/II-fold pyridoxal phosphate-dependent enzyme, which produces MHRILADDLSRLPELLQSARDFAAREVTGVSDRPVVGLDRAPGRESLPGEGAGAKGALARFAERWAPGFSGSAGPRYLGFVTGGATPASVAGDWLTSAFDQNVSGAAGSWATALERETVAWLRELFGLGEAHSGAFVTGATVSTTVGLAVAREWVGERLGVDVSRAGAAALGPVEVLSGCPHSSVAKALSVLGVGRDRLRLVPVLPGREAVDVDALEAALAALDGRPAIVVANAGTVDTVDFDDLRAIAALKERYGFWLHVDAAFGGFAALSPAHAHLVDGLDAADSVCVDLHKWLNVPYDAAVQFTRRRDLQVRVFHNAAPYLGPPSGEPDFLHLTPENSRRLRALPAWFSLVAYGRAGHREIVERNVALAARLGEGVGALDRLRLLAPVRLNVVCFTLAEDPTPERVAALADAVAATGEAFLTPTVYGGVPGLRAAFSNWRTSEADTERVLAALTEALSD